One window of the Leucobacter komagatae genome contains the following:
- the rsmG gene encoding 16S rRNA (guanine(527)-N(7))-methyltransferase RsmG, with amino-acid sequence MAGDRIDSLREFATDLAARGEELGLIGPLELPRLWTRHLLNSAVLAPLLREGGRVADIGTGGGMPGLVLGILRPDVEFFLVEPMERRCLWLNEQIERLGLTNTHVKRGRAEEFHGAFEADQITARAVTALKKLVPLTVPLLREGGELLFLKGTSIDAEIEAAQKTLKKHKVRDIEVIELGADLLSESTRVFRAKVGIHG; translated from the coding sequence ATGGCGGGCGACCGCATCGACTCCCTGCGGGAGTTCGCGACGGATCTCGCCGCACGCGGTGAGGAGCTCGGCCTGATCGGGCCACTCGAGCTCCCCCGCCTGTGGACTCGGCACCTGCTGAACAGCGCGGTACTCGCTCCCCTGCTCCGCGAGGGCGGTCGCGTCGCCGACATCGGCACAGGAGGCGGGATGCCCGGGCTGGTGCTCGGCATCCTGCGCCCGGATGTTGAGTTCTTCCTTGTCGAGCCGATGGAGCGCCGCTGCCTCTGGCTCAATGAGCAGATCGAGCGCCTCGGCCTCACGAACACCCACGTGAAGCGCGGCAGGGCCGAGGAGTTCCACGGCGCATTTGAGGCGGACCAGATCACGGCGCGAGCCGTCACTGCCCTGAAGAAGCTCGTGCCCCTCACCGTGCCGCTGCTCCGTGAGGGCGGTGAACTCCTCTTCCTCAAGGGCACCTCGATCGATGCCGAGATCGAGGCCGCGCAGAAGACGCTGAAGAAGCACAAGGTTCGCGATATTGAGGTGATCGAACTCGGCGCAGACCTGCTTTCCGAGAGCACCCGCGTGTTCCGCGCTAAAGTAGGTATTCATGGCTGA
- a CDS encoding DUF721 domain-containing protein yields MFLKAWIGTGPRLSRGRFVSGIPLSSPLESFSTAAYLRAKGVWRGKIQRRKPRRAGDDPLSRPFGGGRDPKALGSVLETVVVDMGWSSELEQARIIEEWPTFVGEATAEHTAVTGIRDGILEIQCDSTTWATELRRLRAEMLTRLLNEYPDSEIRDLRFRAPGAPSWRHGPRVVPGRGPRDTYG; encoded by the coding sequence ATGTTCCTGAAGGCCTGGATTGGCACCGGACCGAGGTTGTCGCGGGGACGCTTCGTGAGCGGGATACCGTTGAGTAGCCCACTGGAGAGCTTCTCAACAGCCGCCTATCTGCGCGCGAAGGGCGTGTGGCGCGGAAAGATTCAGCGCAGAAAGCCGCGTCGCGCGGGTGACGACCCGTTATCCCGCCCGTTCGGGGGAGGGCGAGACCCCAAGGCGCTCGGATCGGTGCTGGAAACTGTCGTCGTTGACATGGGCTGGTCGAGCGAGCTTGAGCAAGCCAGAATTATTGAGGAGTGGCCCACATTTGTGGGCGAAGCCACGGCGGAGCACACAGCTGTCACCGGAATTCGAGATGGCATTCTTGAGATTCAATGCGATTCGACGACCTGGGCAACCGAGCTTCGTCGACTCCGGGCCGAGATGCTTACTCGGCTCCTCAACGAGTACCCGGACTCGGAGATTCGAGATCTCCGATTCAGGGCTCCGGGAGCGCCATCGTGGCGTCACGGACCGCGCGTGGTACCCGGACGTGGCCCTCGAGACACCTACGGATAG
- the dnaA gene encoding chromosomal replication initiator protein DnaA, translating into MSDEELTELWEEIKRHVNADLSVGPVYGAQLLLATPRGVAAGTLYLAVQTDFTLKLLDGRLRPPIMSALAGLQTAESIDNFVVIVDEDAVPAPEPEAIERNDFQAPTPAPTRPERPIQEPRSRHAAAVRYEDPHLNEKYDFDSFVIGQSNRLAHAAALAVSESPAQSYNPLFIYGDSGLGKTHLLHAIGHYSRELFPEIRVRYVSSEDFTNDFINSIANNQGAQFQDRYRNVDVLLVDDIQFLEGKAETQEAFFHTFNTLHSHNKQVVITSDVQPKQLRGFEERITSRFEWGLLTDIQAPDLETRIAILRKKAQREHLDVDDAILEFIASKFSSNIRELEGTLIRVTAYANLNRQRIDMPLVKTVLKDLISIDNDNEVQPTDIISRTAEYFDLAVDDLYGPSRAQQIALARQIAMYLCRELTQLSLPKIGQLFGGRDHTTVMYAHKKIAQLITERRSVYNQVSELTTRVRQHGR; encoded by the coding sequence ATGTCTGACGAAGAACTCACCGAACTCTGGGAAGAGATTAAGCGTCATGTCAACGCTGATCTCTCCGTTGGACCCGTTTACGGGGCGCAGCTACTGCTCGCGACTCCCCGTGGGGTTGCGGCGGGCACGCTCTATCTCGCGGTGCAGACCGACTTCACGCTGAAGCTGCTCGATGGCAGGCTGCGCCCGCCGATCATGAGCGCACTCGCCGGGCTTCAAACGGCCGAGAGCATCGACAACTTCGTGGTCATTGTTGATGAGGACGCGGTTCCCGCGCCCGAGCCCGAAGCGATCGAGCGGAACGATTTCCAGGCGCCGACACCGGCTCCGACACGCCCCGAGCGCCCGATTCAGGAGCCGCGCAGTCGCCATGCGGCGGCGGTCCGCTACGAAGATCCGCATCTCAACGAGAAGTATGACTTTGATTCGTTCGTCATCGGTCAGTCGAACCGGTTGGCGCACGCTGCCGCGCTCGCGGTGTCGGAATCACCCGCCCAGTCATACAACCCCCTATTCATCTATGGGGATTCCGGGCTTGGGAAGACTCACCTGCTCCACGCCATCGGCCACTACTCGCGTGAGCTTTTCCCAGAAATTCGCGTCCGATACGTGAGTTCTGAGGACTTCACGAACGACTTCATCAACTCGATCGCGAACAACCAGGGCGCACAGTTCCAAGATCGGTACCGAAACGTCGACGTGCTGCTCGTCGACGACATCCAGTTCCTTGAGGGCAAGGCGGAGACCCAGGAAGCGTTCTTCCACACCTTCAATACCCTGCACAGTCACAACAAGCAGGTGGTCATCACCAGCGATGTGCAGCCGAAGCAACTGCGGGGGTTCGAAGAGCGCATTACCTCGCGCTTCGAGTGGGGCCTGCTCACCGACATTCAGGCGCCCGACCTCGAGACGCGTATCGCGATCCTGCGCAAGAAGGCCCAGCGCGAGCACCTCGACGTCGATGACGCCATTCTCGAGTTCATCGCATCAAAGTTCTCTTCGAACATCCGCGAGCTCGAGGGCACCCTTATTCGCGTCACCGCGTATGCGAACCTGAACCGTCAGCGCATCGACATGCCGCTCGTCAAGACGGTGCTGAAGGACCTCATCTCGATCGACAACGACAATGAGGTTCAGCCGACCGACATCATCAGTCGCACCGCTGAGTACTTCGACCTCGCCGTCGACGACCTATACGGGCCGTCGCGTGCGCAGCAGATCGCCCTCGCGAGACAGATCGCGATGTATCTCTGCCGCGAACTCACACAGCTCTCACTTCCGAAGATTGGTCAACTCTTCGGCGGCCGCGATCACACGACCGTGATGTACGCCCACAAGAAGATTGCTCAGCTCATCACGGAGCGCCGCTCCGTCTACAACCAGGTCTCGGAACTCACCACGAGAGTAAGGCAGCACGGCCGATAA
- a CDS encoding ParA family protein — MAEKPLVADHLEDKIKRRKRLANTPSPLPEETRIITVSNQKGGVGKTTTTVNLASALARRGANVLVIDLDPQGNASTALGVPHRPEITSVYEVLLGDASVEEAIQVSSDHENLMCVPSTINLAGAEIELVSLVAREQRLRTALDAFLKNSDRPYHYVFIDCPPSLGLLTVNAFVAGGEVLIPIQCEYYALEGLSQLLGNIQLIQKHLNPGLRVSTILLTMYDARTNLAQEVANEVRQHFPAEVLDAVIPRSVRISEAPSYGQTVHEYDSSSIGALAYLEAAAEVAERGAPTTNTDEGDQG, encoded by the coding sequence ATGGCTGAGAAACCACTCGTCGCCGACCACCTCGAGGACAAGATCAAGCGCCGCAAGCGGCTCGCGAATACGCCCTCTCCCCTGCCCGAAGAGACCCGAATCATCACGGTTTCGAACCAGAAGGGGGGCGTCGGCAAGACGACGACGACGGTGAACCTCGCCTCGGCGCTTGCCAGGCGCGGCGCCAACGTGCTCGTCATCGACCTTGACCCGCAGGGCAATGCGTCGACGGCACTCGGAGTGCCGCACCGCCCCGAAATCACGAGCGTGTACGAGGTGCTCCTCGGCGACGCCTCGGTTGAGGAAGCCATTCAGGTTTCGAGCGACCACGAAAACCTCATGTGTGTCCCGTCGACGATCAACCTCGCCGGTGCCGAGATCGAACTCGTCTCACTCGTCGCTCGTGAGCAGCGGCTGCGCACCGCGCTCGACGCGTTCCTCAAGAACTCGGACAGGCCGTACCACTACGTCTTCATCGACTGCCCACCATCGCTCGGGCTGCTCACCGTCAACGCTTTCGTTGCCGGCGGTGAGGTACTCATCCCGATCCAGTGCGAGTACTACGCGCTTGAGGGTCTGAGCCAGCTCCTTGGCAATATTCAGCTCATCCAGAAGCACCTCAACCCGGGGCTGCGGGTATCGACGATTCTGCTCACCATGTACGACGCGCGCACCAACCTCGCTCAGGAGGTCGCGAACGAGGTGCGTCAGCACTTCCCCGCCGAGGTTCTCGACGCTGTGATTCCTCGTTCGGTGCGTATTTCGGAGGCGCCAAGCTACGGCCAGACGGTCCACGAGTACGACAGCAGCTCGATCGGAGCGCTTGCCTATCTTGAGGCCGCGGCCGAGGTCGCCGAGCGCGGCGCGCCAACGACGAACACAGACGAGGGAGATCAGGGATGA
- the rpmH gene encoding 50S ribosomal protein L34, with product MSKRTFQPNNRRRAKVHGFRARMRTRAGRAIITARRGKGRAKLSA from the coding sequence ATGAGCAAGCGTACCTTCCAGCCCAACAACCGCCGCCGCGCAAAGGTGCACGGTTTCCGTGCCCGCATGCGCACCCGTGCAGGCCGCGCGATCATCACCGCGCGCCGTGGCAAGGGCCGCGCGAAGCTTTCCGCGTAG
- the recF gene encoding DNA replication/repair protein RecF (All proteins in this family for which functions are known are DNA-binding proteins that assist the filamentation of RecA onto DNA for the initiation of recombination or recombinational repair.), producing MRVAHLSLSDFRNYSAAELELYPGPNLIVGKNGQGKTNLAEAISYFATLRSHRVSSDSAMIRAGQTAAIMRMRVAAGERDVVLEAQINRSGPNRAQVNGNSVRARELTRWFTSIMFAPEDLSIVRGEPAGRRRFMDDALIARLPIAAGVLADYERVVRQRTSLLKSARGMGKGAAALQSTLEIWDEQLIEHGVKIMLARRELVEDLGAPLRLAYTDLVDADHAPSISLSESVYEGTGRSDVSRETRDSSEVASVDVSRETLEADFRRALQSMRGKELDRGVTLVGPHRDDLSLSLNDLPVRGYASHGESWSFALALKIALASVIRDESPAGDPVIILDDVFAELDRGRRERLMSVVSEFEQVIVTAAVESDVPEGLDWHRTEVVAGTLRERDTVE from the coding sequence ATGCGGGTCGCTCATCTTTCGCTCAGCGACTTTCGCAACTACAGTGCCGCAGAGCTAGAGCTTTACCCAGGCCCCAACTTGATTGTGGGGAAGAATGGCCAAGGGAAGACGAACCTTGCCGAGGCCATTTCCTATTTCGCGACGCTTCGCTCACACAGAGTCTCGTCCGATTCGGCGATGATTCGAGCGGGCCAGACTGCCGCAATTATGCGGATGCGGGTCGCCGCGGGTGAGCGAGACGTTGTGCTCGAGGCCCAGATCAACCGATCGGGCCCCAATAGGGCCCAAGTCAATGGAAACTCCGTCCGTGCCCGTGAGCTCACGCGCTGGTTCACTTCAATCATGTTTGCCCCAGAGGACCTCAGCATTGTTCGTGGTGAGCCGGCTGGGAGGCGACGGTTCATGGACGATGCGCTCATCGCTCGGCTCCCCATTGCGGCGGGAGTACTCGCCGACTACGAACGCGTCGTTCGCCAGCGCACCTCGCTTCTGAAGTCCGCGCGGGGAATGGGGAAGGGGGCAGCGGCGCTCCAGTCCACTCTTGAGATCTGGGACGAGCAACTCATTGAGCACGGGGTGAAGATCATGCTGGCGCGGCGAGAGCTAGTTGAAGACCTTGGCGCTCCACTTCGGCTCGCATACACGGACCTTGTCGACGCCGACCACGCCCCCTCCATTTCCCTCAGTGAGTCCGTCTACGAGGGTACGGGGCGCTCCGACGTTTCACGTGAAACACGCGACTCGAGTGAAGTGGCTTCCGTTGACGTTTCACGTGAAACGCTCGAAGCCGATTTTCGCCGCGCACTTCAGTCGATGCGAGGAAAAGAGCTCGATCGGGGCGTGACCCTCGTTGGGCCGCATCGCGACGACCTTTCCCTTTCACTGAACGACCTTCCCGTGCGGGGCTACGCGAGCCACGGCGAGTCTTGGTCATTCGCCCTTGCGCTCAAGATTGCCTTGGCCTCCGTTATTCGGGATGAGTCACCGGCGGGGGATCCCGTGATTATTCTCGACGACGTCTTCGCTGAGCTTGATCGTGGACGCCGTGAGCGGCTGATGTCAGTCGTGAGCGAGTTTGAGCAGGTGATCGTTACGGCTGCCGTTGAGTCGGATGTTCCTGAAGGCCTGGATTGGCACCGGACCGAGGTTGTCGCGGGGACGCTTCGTGAGCGGGATACCGTTGAGTAG
- the gyrB gene encoding DNA topoisomerase (ATP-hydrolyzing) subunit B: protein MTLEQTAAEEYGAGEIQVLEGLDAVRKRPGMYIGSTGPRGLHHLVYEIVDNSVDEALAGYCDTINVTILPDGGVRVIDNGRGIPVDMHPTEGRSTVEVVLTVLHAGGKFGGGGYAVSGGLHGVGSSVVNALSTKFAVSVKRQGFTWNMSFTNSVPDAPLAQGEPTDDTGTTITFWPSADIFETIEFDYQTLRTRFQQMAFLNKGLKITLTDERPQEPVENESGELVQPAAPSDEFMYERGIEDYVQHLNTAKRAELVNEEIISFELEDTERKISAEIAMQWTTSYSESVHTYANTINTHEGGTHEEGFRAALTTLVNRYAREKNILREKDDNLSGEDVREGLTAVVSVKLGEPQFEGQTKTKLGNTEAKAFVQKVVGDQLGDWFERNPGPAKDIIRKSIQAATARLAARKARETARRKGLLESGGMPGKLSDCTSKDPTVSEIFIVEGDSAGGSAKTGRNPETQAILPLRGKILNVEKARLDRALGNAEVQAMITAFGAGIGEEFDPEKVRYHKIVLMADADVDGQHITTLLLTLLFRYMRPLIDLGYVYLAQPPLYRIKWTNAEHEYVYSDAERDERLEAGAAAGRRLQKESGVQRYKGLGEMNHEELWDTTMNPDTRTLLQVTMDDAAIADELFSTLMGEDVEARRSFIQQNAKDVRFLDI, encoded by the coding sequence ATGACTTTAGAACAAACTGCGGCTGAGGAGTACGGCGCTGGAGAGATCCAGGTCCTCGAGGGACTCGACGCCGTTCGCAAGCGGCCCGGAATGTACATCGGCTCGACCGGGCCCCGTGGTCTCCACCACCTGGTGTATGAGATTGTGGACAACTCCGTCGACGAGGCGCTCGCTGGCTACTGCGACACGATCAATGTCACGATCCTCCCGGATGGGGGAGTGCGGGTCATTGACAATGGTCGCGGTATTCCCGTCGACATGCACCCGACTGAGGGGCGCTCGACGGTTGAGGTCGTGCTCACCGTTCTGCACGCCGGCGGTAAGTTCGGCGGCGGCGGATATGCGGTGTCTGGCGGACTGCACGGTGTCGGCTCCTCTGTCGTGAACGCGCTCTCAACGAAGTTCGCCGTCTCGGTGAAGCGTCAAGGTTTCACGTGGAACATGTCGTTCACAAACTCCGTACCTGACGCGCCTCTCGCCCAGGGCGAGCCAACGGACGACACCGGCACCACCATTACGTTCTGGCCGAGTGCTGACATCTTCGAGACCATCGAGTTCGACTACCAGACGCTGCGCACGCGCTTCCAGCAGATGGCCTTCCTGAACAAGGGGCTAAAGATTACGCTCACCGACGAGCGACCGCAGGAGCCCGTGGAGAACGAGAGCGGTGAGCTCGTGCAGCCGGCCGCTCCTTCTGACGAGTTCATGTACGAGCGCGGTATCGAGGACTACGTTCAGCACCTCAACACCGCAAAGCGTGCTGAGCTCGTGAACGAGGAAATCATCTCCTTCGAGCTCGAAGATACGGAGCGCAAGATCTCGGCCGAGATCGCGATGCAGTGGACAACCTCGTACTCAGAGAGCGTCCACACGTACGCAAACACGATCAACACCCATGAGGGCGGTACGCACGAGGAGGGGTTCCGCGCTGCGCTGACGACGCTCGTGAACCGCTACGCCCGTGAGAAGAATATTCTTCGAGAAAAGGATGACAACCTTTCCGGTGAAGACGTACGCGAGGGGCTTACTGCTGTCGTCTCAGTGAAGCTCGGGGAACCGCAGTTCGAGGGGCAGACGAAGACCAAGCTCGGAAACACCGAGGCAAAGGCATTTGTCCAAAAGGTTGTCGGCGACCAGCTTGGTGACTGGTTTGAGCGTAACCCCGGCCCCGCAAAAGACATCATTCGGAAGTCGATCCAGGCAGCAACCGCCCGCCTCGCCGCGCGCAAAGCGCGCGAGACCGCGCGACGCAAGGGGCTTCTCGAATCCGGCGGAATGCCCGGTAAGCTGTCGGACTGCACGAGCAAGGACCCGACTGTCTCAGAAATCTTCATCGTCGAGGGCGACTCCGCAGGTGGGTCAGCAAAGACCGGCCGCAACCCGGAGACCCAGGCAATTCTCCCGCTCAGGGGCAAGATTCTTAACGTCGAGAAGGCCCGACTCGATCGCGCACTCGGCAACGCGGAGGTCCAGGCGATGATCACCGCGTTCGGCGCGGGCATCGGCGAAGAGTTCGACCCCGAGAAGGTCAGGTACCACAAGATCGTGCTCATGGCCGACGCTGATGTCGACGGCCAGCACATCACGACGCTGTTGCTCACACTGCTCTTCCGCTACATGCGTCCGCTCATCGACCTCGGGTACGTCTACCTCGCGCAGCCTCCGCTGTACCGGATTAAGTGGACGAACGCCGAGCACGAATACGTGTACAGCGATGCCGAGCGTGATGAGCGCCTCGAGGCCGGTGCCGCAGCCGGTCGCCGCCTTCAGAAGGAGAGCGGCGTTCAGCGCTACAAGGGCCTCGGCGAGATGAACCACGAGGAGCTGTGGGACACCACGATGAACCCGGACACCCGCACACTTCTGCAGGTAACCATGGACGATGCGGCGATTGCCGATGAGCTCTTCTCCACGCTGATGGGCGAGGACGTAGAGGCACGCCGCAGCTTTATTCAGCAGAACGCGAAGGACGTGCGCTTCCTTGACATCTGA
- the rnpA gene encoding ribonuclease P protein component, giving the protein MPARHHRVTRGEDYRRVVRTGNRVGGALCITYAVPRSVGDSPEHGETQQPARFGFIISKAVGNAVTRNLIRRRMKTVADDLIREGVSGVDLVFRALPQSATASFDELQREMHRAVRKIRVA; this is encoded by the coding sequence ATGCCGGCTAGGCATCATCGGGTGACTCGTGGCGAGGACTATCGCCGAGTTGTCAGAACAGGGAACCGCGTAGGTGGTGCATTGTGCATTACCTACGCGGTTCCTCGTTCTGTCGGCGACTCCCCCGAGCACGGCGAAACCCAGCAGCCAGCGAGGTTCGGGTTCATCATCTCGAAGGCGGTCGGGAACGCGGTCACGCGAAACCTCATCCGCCGGCGCATGAAGACCGTCGCGGACGACCTCATCAGGGAGGGAGTCTCGGGGGTCGACCTCGTGTTCCGAGCACTTCCCCAGTCGGCAACCGCCTCCTTCGATGAGCTCCAGCGCGAAATGCACCGGGCTGTCCGCAAAATCCGCGTGGCCTGA
- the yidC gene encoding membrane protein insertase YidC: MNFFETILWPLRWLVEVVLVLWHQLFTTFGMSAESGLTWVLSIIGLVVVVRSALIPVTVRQIKSQRRMMDIQPEMKKIQAKYKGKNDQFSREAMSRETMALYKKHGTNPFSSCLPILIQMPVFFSLFYVLRKASENTVGIGLMNRELTDSFNQAEIFGAPLKMNFTQGWESQNWVVVGLLGSIVVLMIASQFFTQLQIMSKNVSDETKSSPMYRQQKILLYIIPFAFLFSGVTFPLALNIYWMTSNIWTMAQQGIVINTMPNPGSEAWRARQARLKAKGKLTEDAPEAGNDVPKQQGQRQQPISAKRAKKKK; this comes from the coding sequence GTGAACTTCTTTGAGACAATTCTCTGGCCACTGAGGTGGCTGGTTGAGGTCGTCCTCGTGCTCTGGCATCAACTCTTCACCACCTTCGGCATGAGTGCTGAGAGCGGCCTGACGTGGGTGCTCTCGATTATCGGCCTCGTGGTCGTTGTCCGCTCCGCACTGATTCCGGTGACCGTCCGTCAGATCAAGTCGCAGCGTCGCATGATGGACATTCAGCCTGAGATGAAGAAGATCCAGGCGAAGTACAAGGGGAAGAACGACCAGTTCTCGCGTGAGGCGATGAGCCGCGAGACCATGGCGCTCTACAAGAAGCACGGCACGAACCCGTTCTCCTCGTGCCTGCCGATCCTCATCCAGATGCCCGTCTTCTTCTCGCTCTTCTACGTGCTCCGTAAGGCGTCAGAAAACACCGTCGGCATCGGCCTCATGAACCGCGAGCTCACCGATAGCTTCAACCAGGCAGAGATCTTCGGCGCTCCCCTGAAGATGAACTTCACTCAGGGCTGGGAGTCGCAGAACTGGGTCGTCGTCGGCCTGCTCGGCTCGATCGTGGTGCTCATGATCGCCTCGCAGTTCTTCACGCAGCTGCAGATCATGTCGAAGAACGTTTCGGATGAGACGAAGAGCTCGCCGATGTACCGCCAGCAGAAGATCTTGCTCTACATCATCCCGTTCGCCTTCCTGTTCTCGGGCGTCACCTTCCCGCTCGCGCTCAACATCTACTGGATGACGTCGAACATCTGGACCATGGCGCAGCAGGGCATCGTCATCAACACCATGCCGAACCCGGGCTCTGAGGCGTGGCGCGCGCGCCAGGCTCGCTTGAAGGCAAAGGGTAAGCTGACTGAGGACGCACCCGAGGCAGGCAACGACGTACCGAAACAGCAGGGCCAGCGCCAGCAGCCCATTAGCGCCAAGCGCGCAAAGAAGAAGAAGTGA
- the dnaN gene encoding DNA polymerase III subunit beta produces MRFTVNRDVFSDAVSFAVKLLPQRPTQPLLSGVLLHAEDAELTISSFDYEVSARTGVVADVAEAGRALVSGRLLGEIAQRLPHADVQVSLLESRVEVRCGSASFSLPAMPVEEYPQVPVVDTVSGAVPAQDFADAVAQVSLAASKDDVTPVITGVQFEVSENSLTLTATDRYRVATRGLDWEDRGAGESLSALVPSKIVTEVGKTFSNDGEVRITIIKDEERELIAFTGGSKTVTSLLIKGNYPPVGRLFPENVDNYAVVNTAELVEAVGRVGLVLEREAALRFSFAEGAVMLEAAGTESAQAVESVDVHLQGDEMIVSLKPQFLLDGLRSTHSEFARIAFTRTDNPGKPGPVLITSQRSKDESDDASFRYLLQPNLLLR; encoded by the coding sequence ATGCGATTCACCGTCAACCGAGACGTGTTCAGCGACGCTGTGTCGTTCGCGGTGAAGTTGCTCCCTCAGCGCCCAACGCAACCGCTGCTGAGTGGAGTACTACTTCACGCAGAAGACGCAGAACTGACGATTTCGTCATTTGACTACGAAGTTTCTGCTCGTACAGGCGTTGTCGCGGATGTTGCTGAGGCTGGGCGCGCACTTGTCTCCGGTCGTCTCCTCGGTGAGATCGCTCAGCGCCTTCCTCACGCTGACGTGCAGGTCTCGCTGCTCGAAAGCCGAGTTGAAGTTCGCTGCGGCAGCGCTTCGTTCAGCCTCCCGGCAATGCCCGTAGAGGAATACCCACAGGTTCCTGTTGTTGACACCGTGTCCGGCGCCGTTCCAGCGCAGGACTTCGCAGATGCTGTCGCTCAGGTGTCACTCGCTGCTTCCAAAGACGACGTCACACCTGTGATCACTGGTGTGCAGTTCGAGGTTTCCGAGAATTCGCTGACGCTGACGGCCACCGACCGCTACCGCGTTGCGACGCGTGGGCTTGATTGGGAAGACCGTGGCGCGGGGGAGAGCCTGAGCGCTCTTGTTCCCTCGAAGATCGTCACGGAGGTCGGGAAGACATTCTCGAACGACGGTGAAGTTCGTATCACGATCATTAAGGACGAGGAGCGCGAGCTTATCGCTTTTACTGGCGGTAGCAAGACCGTGACGTCCCTGCTGATCAAGGGCAATTACCCGCCGGTTGGTCGACTCTTCCCGGAAAACGTCGATAACTACGCCGTGGTAAATACCGCAGAGCTCGTAGAGGCCGTCGGTCGTGTTGGGCTGGTGCTTGAGCGTGAGGCCGCACTTCGGTTCTCGTTTGCTGAGGGCGCAGTCATGCTCGAGGCCGCTGGTACCGAGTCGGCCCAGGCCGTCGAGAGCGTTGACGTTCACCTGCAGGGTGACGAGATGATTGTCTCGCTGAAACCCCAGTTCTTGCTCGACGGATTGCGCTCGACTCACTCCGAGTTTGCGAGGATCGCGTTCACTCGCACAGACAATCCAGGCAAGCCTGGGCCGGTTCTGATCACGAGCCAGCGCAGCAAGGATGAGTCCGACGACGCGAGCTTCCGCTACCTGCTACAGCCGAACCTACTCCTCAGGTAG
- the yidD gene encoding membrane protein insertion efficiency factor YidD, protein MRRILLEIWLLPRNAAVAIMKLYRRVISPLYGDVCRYYPSCSRYSMEAYQQRGFLVGLVLTIWRLLRCNPFSAGGIDDVPPSRATYFDINSSGFVRPRIRKA, encoded by the coding sequence ATGCGCCGGATCCTGCTCGAAATCTGGTTGCTGCCAAGGAATGCCGCGGTTGCAATCATGAAACTCTATCGGCGCGTGATTTCACCGCTGTATGGCGATGTCTGCAGGTATTATCCATCGTGTTCCCGATACTCTATGGAGGCGTATCAGCAGCGCGGATTTCTCGTCGGACTCGTCCTCACGATCTGGCGGCTTCTCCGCTGTAATCCGTTCAGCGCCGGCGGCATCGACGACGTACCGCCGAGCAGAGCCACGTACTTTGACATAAATTCCAGCGGCTTCGTCCGCCCCCGCATCCGAAAGGCCTGA
- a CDS encoding protein jag, which produces MTEEREVVESEELTLETLEADGDLAADYLEGLLDIADLDGDLDITVENGRAYVSVTGGGVSIDKIANPDTVQALQDLTRLAVQAKTGRFSRLIIDVAGSRVAREEQLTGMVDAAIAQIAAGREEVRLEPMSSYERKLVHDQVAERGYHSESQGEGKGRRLVIRAA; this is translated from the coding sequence GTGACTGAAGAGCGCGAAGTCGTAGAGTCCGAGGAGCTGACCCTCGAAACCCTCGAAGCTGACGGCGACCTTGCCGCCGACTACCTCGAAGGGCTGCTCGATATTGCCGATCTTGACGGCGACCTCGACATCACCGTTGAGAACGGCCGCGCCTATGTTTCAGTCACGGGCGGTGGCGTGAGCATCGACAAGATTGCGAACCCGGATACCGTGCAGGCGCTGCAGGATCTCACCAGGCTCGCCGTGCAGGCGAAGACCGGACGCTTCTCGCGGCTCATCATCGATGTCGCCGGCTCCCGCGTAGCTCGCGAAGAGCAGCTCACGGGCATGGTCGACGCTGCGATCGCGCAGATCGCCGCGGGTCGTGAAGAGGTTCGTCTCGAGCCCATGTCCTCGTATGAGCGCAAGCTCGTGCACGACCAGGTTGCTGAGCGCGGGTACCACTCAGAGTCGCAGGGCGAGGGCAAGGGCCGTCGCCTCGTCATCCGCGCAGCCTAG